In Alphaproteobacteria bacterium, a genomic segment contains:
- a CDS encoding metallophosphoesterase family protein: MIRRLIDPVRRGAEPRAEVPPDSRIYAVGDIHGRVDLLERLHALIVADARSSSAPRKRIVYLGDYVDRGMQSRQVVDLLLEGPLEGFEAIHLKGNHEEFLLRFFEDEMIGPGWFINGGEATLYSYGVRAPDLGAHSGRLGHMHRQFRENLPAAHLRFFRDLKRLHIEGGYLFVHAGIRPGIAPEAQRDDDILWIREVFLDDKRDHGKIVVHGHTINREPQVRHNRIGIDTGAYASGVLTALALEGSNRKFLQTSD; this comes from the coding sequence ATGATTCGGCGACTGATCGATCCGGTTCGGCGCGGAGCTGAGCCCCGGGCGGAAGTACCGCCCGATTCCCGCATCTATGCGGTGGGCGACATTCATGGGCGCGTGGACCTCCTCGAACGCCTCCACGCGCTGATCGTGGCGGATGCGCGAAGCTCGTCGGCGCCTCGAAAACGCATCGTCTATCTCGGCGACTACGTCGATCGCGGCATGCAATCGCGACAAGTGGTCGATCTCCTTCTCGAAGGACCCCTCGAGGGGTTCGAGGCCATTCACCTCAAGGGCAATCATGAGGAATTCCTCCTCCGCTTTTTCGAGGACGAGATGATAGGGCCGGGCTGGTTCATCAACGGCGGCGAGGCAACGCTTTATAGCTATGGCGTCCGCGCCCCGGACCTTGGCGCCCATTCCGGCCGGCTCGGGCATATGCATCGGCAATTTCGCGAGAATTTGCCTGCGGCACATCTCCGTTTTTTCCGCGATCTCAAGCGATTGCACATCGAGGGTGGCTATCTTTTCGTCCATGCGGGGATCCGGCCCGGAATAGCGCCTGAGGCGCAACGCGACGACGATATCCTTTGGATTCGAGAGGTATTTCTCGACGACAAGCGCGATCACGGGAAAATCGTCGTCCACGGCCACACCATCAACAGGGAACCCCAGGTACGGCACAATCGAATCGGGATCGACACGGGTGCTTATGCGAGCGGTGTGCTCACCGCACTGGCACTCGAGGGTTCGAATCGCAAATTCCTGCAAACGTCCGATTGA